One region of Alosa sapidissima isolate fAloSap1 chromosome 1, fAloSap1.pri, whole genome shotgun sequence genomic DNA includes:
- the gpr78a gene encoding G-protein coupled receptor 26 → MHLSDILLELLIIVISVVSLFSNLLVLLCFIYSADIRGQVPGIFILNLSFCNIIIAIMNMPATLAGIVRNQKPFSDSFCSAISFMEIFLTINTTLNMAALSIDRWIAVVFPLTYSTKMRYKDAMIIVGYTWIHSFAFSIFALLYSWVGYSHTYASCTLHLGASENGRSKFTAFSIVFQTTSFLLPLIILCITYQKVLKVARFHCKRIDVITVQTLLLLVDIHPSVKQRCLLEQKKRRQRATKKICIFIGTFVVCFAPYVITRLTELAPDIHIDRHWGIVSKCLAYSKGALDPFVYSLLRQQFKKALISMANRALGRGAYPSSGHSSTADTDNDGFSRRVS, encoded by the exons ATGCACTTGTCGGATATTCTTCTGGAGCTCCTCATCATTGTGATCTCCGTGGTGTCTTTGTTTTCCAACTTGCTGGTGCTGCTATGTTTCATCTACAGCGCCGACATACGAGGACAAGTGCCAGGAATCTTCATCCTGAACCTATCCTTCTGCAACATCATCATTGCTATTATGAACATGCCTGCTACTTTGGCCGGAATAGTCAGAAACCAGAAGCCCTTTAGCGATTCCTTCTGTTCCGCTATAAGTTTTATGGAGATATTTTTAACAATCAacactacactaaatatggctGCGCTAAGTATAGATAGGTGGATAGCGGTGGTTTTCCCGCTAACTTACTCTACGAAAATGCGTTATAAGGACGCAATGATAATAGTAGGATACACCTGGATTCATTCTTTTGCCTTCTCTATCTTTGCGCTGTTATACTCTTGGGTAGGCTACAGCCACACATATGCGTCTTGCACCTTGCACCTGGGCGCATCAGAGAACGGAAGGTCGAAGTTCACTGCATTTTCCATAGTGTTTCAGACCACCAGCTTCTTGCTTCCTCTCATCATTCTCTGCATCACTTACCAGAAAGTTTTGAAAGTTGCCCGTTTTCATTGCAAAAGGATAGACGTTATAACAGTACAGACGCTACTTCTTTTGGTGGACATTCACCCAAG TGTGAAACAACGGTGTCTTTTGgagcagaaaaaaagaagacagaGGGCCACAAAGAAGATCTGCATTTTCATCGGGACTTTTGTTGTTTGCTTTGCTCCTTATGTCATCACAAG gttaaCTGAACTGGCGCCGGACATTCACATCGATCGTCACTGGGGAATCGTGAGCAAATGCCTGGCGTACAGCAAAGGAGCACTTGACCCCTTTGTGTACTCCCTCCTTCGCCAGCAGTTCAAGAAGGCTCTGATCAGCATGGCCAACAGGGCCCTGGGACGCGGAGCGTACCCCTCCTCAGGACACAGCAGCACTGCGGACACTGACAACGACGGCTTCTCGCGGCGAGTCAGCTAG
- the htra3a gene encoding serine protease HTRA3a, with translation MQVFLFATAVVFAHDLASAAPKAKCSSRCDVSKCPSPSCPSGYVPDRCNCCLVCTLGEGDFCGRRDDLPCGDGLECKYPASKRLSKGICQCKTGHKVCGSDGKTYVNVCKMKAASRKALQRGKTAIIPAHKGPCAPPSKGPAHPNSPRYRFNFIADVVEKIAPAVVHVELFLRHPLFGRHVPLSSGSGFIMTESGLIVTNAHVVTSAAAATGQQHLRVQLHDGGIYEATIRDLDTKSDIATIKVDPVKKLPVLLLGRSTDLRPGEFVVAIGSPFALQNTVTTGIVSTAQRDGKELGIHDSDMDYIQTDAIINYGNSGGPLVNLDGEVIGINTLKVTAGISFAIPSDRINRFLNESLDKHHKGMQRVFRTYSQSLQLQPVVSDSELKGTKKRYIGIRMITITESLAEELRQQNSDFPDVSSGILVHEVLPDSPAQSGGIESGDILVKLNGQSLVSTEDLQEALLGEGPLLLEVWRGNDDLLFNLEPHVIMQ, from the exons ATGCAGGTGTTCCTCTTTGCCACTGCTGTGGTTTTCGCGCATGACCTGGCCAGTGCCGCACCGAAAGCTAAGTGCTCATCCCGGTGCGATGTGAGCAAGTGTCCGAGCCCGAGTTGCCCCAGTGGCTATGTGCCCGATCGGTGCAACTGTTGCTTGGTATGCACCCTGGGTGAGGGGGACTTTTGCGGCCGGAGAGACGACTTGCCCTGTGGAGACGGTCTCGAATGTAAATATCCTGCCAGCAAGCGCCTTTCCAAGGGCATATGTCAGTGCAAAACTGGGCATAAGGTATGTGGCAGCGATGGAAAGAcctatgttaatgtttgtaaaaTGAAGGCGGCCAGCCGTAAAGCTCTGCAGCGTGGAAAGACCGCTATAATACCAGCACATAAAGGACCTTGTGCACCTCCCAGCAAAG GTCCTGCACACCCCAACAGTCCAAGATACAGGTTCAACTTCATAGCAGACGTGGTTGAGAAGATTGCCCCGGCTGTAGTGCACGTGGAACTCTTCCTGAG ACACCCACTGTTTGGTCGGCATGTGCCGCTGTCCAGTGGGTCCGGCTTCATCATGACTGAATCTGGTCTGATCGTGACCAACGCACACGTGGTGACCAGCGCAGCCGCGGCGACTGGCCAGCAGCACTTACGGGTCCAGCTGCACGATGGAGGCATCTATGAGGCCACCATAAGGGACCTGGACACAAAGTCCGACATTGCTACGATTAAAGTTGACCCAGTG AAAAAGCTGCCTGTGTTGTTACTGGGCCGCTCCACCGACTTGAGACCTGGCGAGTTTGTGGTTGCCATTGGCAGCCCCTTTGCCCTCCAGAACACAGTCACCACGGGCATAGTGAGCACGGCGCAGCGAGACGGAAAGGAGCTGGGCATCCATGACTCAGATATGGACTACATCCAGACAGATGCCATCATCAAC TATGGGAATTCTGGTGGCCCACTGGTCAACCTG GACGGTGAGGTCATCGGGATTAACACGCTGAAAGTGACCGCAGGGATCTCCTTTGCCATCCCCTCTGACCGAATCAATCGCTTCCTTAATGAATCTCTAGACAAGCATCACAAAG GCATGCAGAGGGTATTTAGGACTTACTCCCAGAGCCTGCAGCTTCAGCCAGTGGTTTCTGATTCAG AGTTGAAAGGCACAAAAAAGAGATACATCGGCATCAGAATGATCACCATCACTGAAAG TCTAGCAGAGGAGCTGAGGCAGCAGAATTCCGACTTTCCAGATGTCAGCAGTGGAATCCTGGTGCACGAAGTCTTGCCAGACTCACCAGCTCAGAG TGGCGGCATTGAGAGCGGTGACATCCTAGTGAAGCTGAATGGACAGTCACTGGTCAGCACGGAGGATCTTCAGGAGGCCCTGCTCGGCGAGGGCCCTCTTCTGTTGGAGGTGTGGCGGGGCAACGACGATCTCCTCTTCAACTTGGAGCCCCATGTTATCATGCAGTAA